The Halobacterium litoreum genome includes a region encoding these proteins:
- a CDS encoding DUF1405 domain-containing protein, protein MSTPSRRDLPWYVAPLPDWLADLALRLAWVIAAVNLAGTAFGFWYYRVQFADTPIAAWPLVPDSPVATLFIALSLIAYKMDWDADWLHALAFFGCLKLGLWTPFVQLVVNGQGGLWWVMYWFLILSHLGMALEAFLIHRYATFSVPAVAVALAWYGFNDLVDYFVSVLGGPHHTLLRAEQTLAGYDHSLAAHDLAAACAVALTLLATFLALATRVKQLEVELAADP, encoded by the coding sequence ATGTCGACGCCGTCCCGTCGGGACCTCCCGTGGTACGTCGCGCCGCTCCCCGACTGGCTGGCGGACCTCGCGCTCCGCCTCGCGTGGGTCATCGCCGCCGTCAACCTCGCGGGGACGGCGTTCGGCTTTTGGTACTACCGCGTCCAGTTCGCCGACACCCCGATTGCGGCGTGGCCGCTCGTCCCCGACAGCCCGGTGGCGACGCTGTTCATCGCGCTGTCGCTGATAGCGTACAAGATGGACTGGGACGCGGACTGGCTGCACGCGCTCGCGTTCTTCGGCTGTCTCAAACTCGGGCTGTGGACGCCGTTCGTCCAGTTGGTGGTGAACGGACAGGGCGGCCTCTGGTGGGTGATGTACTGGTTCCTGATTCTCAGCCACCTCGGGATGGCCCTCGAAGCGTTCCTGATTCACCGGTACGCGACGTTCTCGGTGCCCGCCGTCGCCGTCGCGCTCGCGTGGTACGGCTTCAACGACCTCGTGGACTACTTCGTCTCCGTTCTGGGCGGCCCCCACCACACGCTCCTGCGCGCCGAGCAGACGCTCGCGGGCTACGACCACTCGCTTGCCGCCCACGACCTCGCCGCGGCGTGCGCCGTCGCGCTCACCCTGCTCGCGACGTTCCTCGCGCTCGCCACGCGCGTGAAGCAACTCGAAGTCGAACTCGCTGCGGACCCCTGA
- a CDS encoding HFX_2341 family transcriptional regulator, producing the protein MQTHVVPVGFDYDRLIAPLVREQLAVDRVILLEGAVGSEANVEYSQRIAEKLEQDFRNLLGAATERVSVADVYDYDAAFEQAFDLIEDELDADPEGEVWVNIASMPRTVSFAFATAAHSIMVERQDDRDRIHTYYTAPEKYLETELAEELRASADLLADVAAGDLGDDVDADAVAERLSAARDLLAEFDERGTTIGATEIDGSHVAELPVASFSNVKPFEELILFTLGEHGEFDSVSELAETLADDLNEEYTDSFRSKVTYTVDKLGPGGKGYVEREEHGKSYRTRLSRIGELWVRAHENGD; encoded by the coding sequence ATGCAGACGCACGTCGTGCCGGTCGGCTTCGACTACGACCGGCTCATCGCGCCGCTCGTGCGCGAACAGTTGGCCGTGGACCGCGTCATCCTCCTCGAGGGCGCGGTCGGCAGCGAGGCGAACGTGGAGTACAGCCAGCGCATCGCCGAGAAACTCGAACAGGACTTCCGGAATCTGCTCGGCGCGGCGACCGAGCGCGTCTCCGTCGCGGACGTCTACGACTACGACGCGGCGTTCGAGCAGGCCTTCGACCTCATCGAGGACGAACTCGACGCCGACCCCGAGGGCGAGGTGTGGGTGAACATCGCGTCGATGCCCCGCACCGTCTCGTTCGCGTTCGCGACCGCCGCCCACTCCATCATGGTGGAGCGACAGGACGACCGCGACCGCATCCACACGTACTACACGGCGCCCGAGAAGTACCTCGAAACCGAACTCGCGGAGGAACTTCGCGCGAGCGCCGACCTGCTCGCCGACGTCGCGGCGGGCGACCTCGGGGACGACGTGGACGCCGACGCGGTCGCCGAGCGCCTGTCGGCGGCCCGCGACCTGCTCGCGGAGTTCGACGAACGGGGCACCACCATCGGCGCCACCGAAATCGACGGCAGCCACGTCGCCGAACTGCCGGTGGCGTCGTTCTCGAACGTCAAGCCCTTCGAGGAACTCATTCTCTTCACGCTCGGCGAACACGGCGAGTTCGACTCCGTCAGCGAACTCGCGGAGACGCTCGCGGACGACCTGAACGAGGAGTACACGGACAGTTTCCGGTCGAAGGTCACGTACACCGTGGACAAACTCGGCCCCGGCGGGAAGGGGTACGTCGAACGCGAGGAACACGGGAAGTCGTACCGGACGCGACTGTCGCGCATCGGCGAACTGTGGGTTCGCGCCCACGAGAACGGCGACTAG
- a CDS encoding DUF92 domain-containing protein yields MNWSLRRAAAFALVATLSLSAPLLGRAAAVPFAVVAVLGATITDGWLFEVFSTARDRRDERLRTLVSFALAATGVGLLVPIFDVPVGVFVASVLVVGYGDLGRRLVLQYREHRALSMVGFVVLGALAALAGQAVVAALTDATANYPHWVFIASSAALLAGILRTFFSVRDDPVVLVTVALLLWLFAVLAPLDAVPPATAWERVLVALGVTAAFGYASHALGATSVAGMLTGVFLGLLAVVLGGYGWFVLLIAFFAVGSLTTKFRYDQKLERGVAEPNEGARGTGNVLGNSAAALFALLLYAAHAHVPLSDTAYQFAYAGSIATALADTLSSEVGGLFDDPRLVTTFERVEPGTDGAVTWQGELAGVAGAAVIAGLCVAVFDFGAAATGVVVLAGIAGMTADSLAGATVEGGIVGNQGVNFLATLTGGVAGGLLALAVGLV; encoded by the coding sequence GTGAACTGGAGTCTGCGGCGCGCCGCGGCGTTCGCGCTCGTGGCGACGCTGTCGCTGTCGGCACCGCTGTTGGGCCGCGCAGCCGCGGTGCCGTTCGCCGTGGTCGCCGTCCTCGGCGCGACGATAACCGACGGCTGGCTGTTCGAGGTGTTCTCGACGGCCCGCGACCGACGCGACGAGCGCCTGCGGACGCTCGTGTCGTTCGCGCTCGCCGCGACCGGCGTCGGCCTGCTCGTCCCGATATTCGACGTGCCGGTCGGCGTGTTCGTCGCGAGCGTGCTCGTCGTCGGGTACGGCGACCTCGGGCGCCGTCTCGTGCTCCAGTACCGGGAACACCGGGCGCTCTCGATGGTCGGCTTCGTCGTGCTCGGCGCGCTCGCCGCGCTCGCCGGCCAGGCAGTCGTCGCCGCGCTCACCGACGCGACCGCGAACTACCCCCACTGGGTGTTCATCGCGTCGAGCGCGGCGCTGCTCGCGGGCATCCTGCGGACGTTCTTCTCCGTTCGCGACGACCCCGTCGTCTTGGTGACGGTCGCGCTCCTGCTGTGGCTGTTCGCCGTGCTCGCGCCCCTCGACGCCGTTCCGCCGGCGACCGCGTGGGAGCGCGTGCTGGTGGCGCTCGGCGTCACCGCCGCGTTCGGCTACGCCTCCCACGCGCTCGGCGCGACCTCGGTCGCGGGGATGCTCACGGGCGTCTTCCTCGGTCTGCTCGCCGTCGTACTCGGCGGCTACGGCTGGTTCGTGTTGCTCATCGCGTTCTTCGCGGTGGGGAGTCTGACGACGAAGTTCCGGTACGACCAGAAACTCGAACGCGGCGTCGCGGAGCCCAACGAGGGCGCTCGCGGCACCGGAAACGTCCTCGGGAACTCCGCCGCGGCGCTGTTCGCGCTCCTGTTGTACGCCGCCCACGCCCACGTACCGCTGTCGGACACGGCCTACCAGTTCGCCTACGCCGGCAGCATCGCCACCGCGCTCGCGGACACGCTGTCCTCGGAGGTCGGCGGCCTCTTCGACGACCCGCGGCTGGTCACGACCTTCGAGCGCGTCGAACCCGGCACCGACGGCGCGGTGACGTGGCAGGGCGAACTCGCGGGCGTCGCGGGCGCCGCCGTCATCGCGGGACTCTGCGTCGCCGTCTTCGACTTCGGCGCGGCGGCGACGGGCGTCGTCGTCCTCGCCGGTATCGCGGGCATGACCGCCGACAGCCTCGCCGGCGCCACCGTCGAGGGCGGCATCGTCGGGAATCAGGGCGTGAACTTCCTCGCGACGCTCACCGGCGGCGTCGCCGGCGGCCTGCTGGCGCTCGCGGTCGGTCTCGTTTGA
- the pdxS gene encoding pyridoxal 5'-phosphate synthase lyase subunit PdxS: MATETDLEELRRGSELVKRGFAKMQKGGVIMDVVNAEQAKIAEEAGAVAVMSLEAVPADIRKRGGVARMADPADVQEIIDAVSIPVMGKSRIGHTKEAEILEATGVDMIDESEVLTPADDKYHIDKRDFTAPFVCGARNLGEALRRIDEGAAMIRTKGEAGTGDVNQAVHHQRTIKGAIRELEGMTHEEREHYARDIEAPAELVHETAEMGRLPVVNFAAGGIATPADAALMMHHECDGIFVGSGIFGAEDPESMGRAVVDAVNNWDDPERLAEISSNIGSGMKGEANVDLPEEEKMQGRGN; this comes from the coding sequence ATGGCTACGGAGACCGACCTCGAGGAACTGCGACGCGGGAGCGAACTCGTGAAACGCGGGTTCGCGAAGATGCAGAAGGGCGGCGTCATCATGGACGTCGTGAACGCCGAGCAGGCGAAGATAGCGGAGGAAGCCGGCGCGGTCGCGGTGATGTCACTGGAGGCGGTGCCCGCCGACATCCGGAAGCGCGGCGGCGTCGCGCGGATGGCCGACCCGGCTGACGTCCAGGAAATCATCGACGCGGTCTCCATCCCGGTGATGGGGAAGTCCCGCATCGGCCACACGAAGGAGGCCGAGATTCTGGAGGCGACGGGCGTGGACATGATCGACGAGTCCGAGGTGCTGACGCCCGCCGACGACAAGTACCACATCGACAAGCGCGATTTCACCGCGCCGTTCGTGTGTGGCGCGCGCAACCTCGGCGAGGCGCTCCGGCGCATCGACGAGGGCGCGGCGATGATTCGCACGAAGGGCGAGGCCGGCACGGGCGACGTGAATCAGGCCGTCCACCACCAGCGCACCATCAAGGGCGCGATTCGCGAACTCGAGGGGATGACCCACGAGGAGCGCGAGCACTACGCCCGCGACATCGAGGCGCCCGCCGAACTCGTCCACGAGACCGCCGAGATGGGGCGGCTCCCGGTCGTGAACTTCGCGGCGGGCGGCATCGCGACGCCCGCGGACGCCGCCTTGATGATGCACCACGAGTGCGACGGCATCTTCGTCGGCTCCGGCATCTTCGGCGCGGAGGACCCCGAGTCGATGGGTCGCGCCGTCGTGGACGCCGTGAACAACTGGGACGACCCGGAGCGACTCGCGGAAATCTCCTCGAACATCGGGTCCGGCATGAAGGGCGAGGCGAACGTCGACCTGCCCGAAGAGGAGAAGATGCAGGGCCGCGGGAACTGA
- a CDS encoding sodium:solute symporter family protein, with product MVVALAVGVVAYRATDRTAEDYYLAGRGLGTGVLLFTTFATLLSAFTFFAGPNIAYATGPEWILVMGLMDGVLFGLLWYLLGYRQWLLGNEHGYVTLGEMLGDRFGSRTLRGLVAAVSIFWLFPYVMLQQIGAGEALAGLTNGAVPYWAGAGFITLFMILYVALSGMRGVAWTDTLQGVFMLGVTWVAFLWIAAEISGTTGGLSGALTAEFRALGGGPNTPQWMLSQAIGIAFGVTMFPQVNQRFFVAKSERVLKRTFAVWPLLVVLLFVPAFLMGAWAQGVGIALPQGENIVPVLLNEYTPGWFAALVVAGALAAMMSSSDSMLLSGSSYFTRDLYRPFVNADASDRREDFLGRVGVAAFAIAAFVGSLFRPGSLLEVGETAFGGFAQLAPPVAVALYWRHTTKSGMLAGVAGSQAFYLATTFGPTLSVAGVPILASTYFGWFNQIVGLVLGLALTVGVSAVTAPATSENREAYFDPSRAD from the coding sequence ATGGTGGTCGCGCTCGCTGTCGGCGTCGTCGCGTACCGCGCCACCGACCGCACGGCCGAAGACTACTACCTCGCCGGGCGCGGCCTCGGCACCGGCGTCCTCCTGTTCACGACGTTCGCCACGCTGCTGTCCGCGTTCACGTTCTTCGCCGGCCCGAACATCGCGTACGCCACCGGCCCCGAGTGGATTCTCGTGATGGGGCTGATGGACGGCGTCCTCTTCGGCCTGCTCTGGTATCTGCTCGGCTACCGCCAGTGGCTCCTCGGCAACGAACACGGCTACGTCACGCTCGGCGAGATGCTCGGCGACCGCTTTGGCTCCCGCACCCTCCGCGGCCTCGTCGCCGCTGTCTCCATCTTCTGGCTGTTCCCGTACGTGATGCTCCAGCAAATCGGCGCGGGCGAAGCGCTAGCCGGCCTCACGAACGGGGCCGTGCCGTACTGGGCCGGCGCGGGCTTCATCACGCTGTTCATGATACTGTACGTCGCGCTCTCCGGGATGCGCGGCGTCGCGTGGACCGACACCCTGCAGGGCGTGTTCATGCTCGGCGTCACGTGGGTCGCGTTCCTCTGGATTGCCGCGGAGATATCGGGAACGACCGGCGGCCTCTCGGGCGCGCTCACCGCGGAGTTCCGCGCGCTCGGCGGCGGCCCGAACACCCCGCAGTGGATGCTCTCGCAGGCCATCGGCATCGCGTTCGGCGTGACGATGTTCCCGCAGGTGAACCAGCGCTTTTTCGTCGCGAAGTCCGAACGCGTCCTCAAACGCACGTTCGCGGTGTGGCCGCTGCTGGTCGTGCTCCTGTTCGTTCCGGCGTTCCTGATGGGCGCGTGGGCGCAGGGCGTCGGCATCGCGCTCCCGCAGGGCGAGAACATCGTCCCCGTCCTCCTGAACGAGTACACGCCCGGCTGGTTCGCCGCGCTCGTCGTCGCCGGCGCGCTCGCCGCGATGATGAGTTCCTCGGACTCGATGCTGCTCTCCGGGTCGTCGTACTTCACGCGGGACCTCTACCGGCCGTTCGTCAACGCCGACGCGAGCGACCGCCGCGAGGACTTCCTCGGGCGCGTCGGCGTCGCCGCGTTCGCCATCGCGGCGTTCGTCGGGAGCCTGTTCCGCCCCGGCAGCCTACTGGAAGTCGGCGAGACCGCGTTCGGCGGGTTCGCCCAACTCGCGCCGCCGGTCGCCGTCGCGCTCTACTGGCGCCACACCACCAAGTCCGGGATGCTCGCGGGCGTCGCCGGCAGCCAGGCGTTCTACCTCGCGACGACGTTCGGCCCGACCCTCTCAGTCGCCGGCGTTCCGATTCTCGCGTCGACGTACTTCGGGTGGTTCAACCAAATCGTCGGCCTCGTCCTCGGCCTCGCGCTCACCGTCGGCGTCTCCGCCGTCACCGCGCCCGCCACCTCCGAGAACCGCGAGGCGTACTTCGACCCGTCGCGCGCCGACTAA
- a CDS encoding enolase-like domain-containing protein produces MYDAVADLLVTVESVELERRARDTPEFERVTTVVSLSGDGETGRGEDVTYEAEHHDDLLDADPDFDLAGEYTFAEFSARLDDADFWPTGLPERRDFVDYRRWAFEAAALDLGLRQAGETLADRLDRAFDPVRFVVSSRVPEGDTGRIETLLDRYPAAELKLDVSDEWTDDTFDYLESTGAVRVLDLKGQYEGTEVDTVPDAALYERVFETFPDAVVEDPGLTDETRPVVDRYADQISWDAIIHGLDDVRSLPFEPDWLNIKPSRFGTLESLLETVAWALDNDVALYGGGQFELDVGRGQLHEVASLFYADGPNDVAPRAYNDAELPENPPESPIQAPEDHDGFGF; encoded by the coding sequence ATGTACGACGCCGTCGCCGACCTTCTCGTGACCGTCGAGTCCGTCGAACTGGAGCGTCGCGCCCGCGACACGCCCGAGTTCGAGCGCGTGACCACCGTCGTCTCGCTCTCGGGTGACGGCGAGACGGGCCGCGGCGAGGACGTGACCTACGAGGCGGAACACCACGACGACCTGCTCGACGCCGACCCCGATTTCGACCTCGCGGGCGAGTACACGTTCGCCGAGTTCTCGGCGCGCCTCGACGACGCCGACTTCTGGCCGACCGGCCTCCCCGAGCGCCGCGACTTCGTGGACTACCGGCGCTGGGCGTTCGAGGCCGCCGCACTCGACCTCGGACTGCGACAGGCTGGCGAGACGCTCGCGGACCGCCTCGACCGCGCGTTCGACCCCGTGCGCTTCGTCGTCTCCAGTCGCGTCCCGGAGGGCGACACGGGCCGCATCGAGACCCTCCTCGACCGCTACCCGGCCGCCGAACTGAAACTCGACGTGAGCGACGAGTGGACCGACGACACCTTCGACTACCTCGAATCGACGGGCGCGGTGCGCGTCCTCGACCTGAAGGGCCAGTACGAGGGAACCGAAGTGGACACCGTACCCGACGCCGCGCTCTACGAGCGCGTGTTCGAGACGTTCCCCGACGCCGTCGTCGAGGACCCCGGCCTGACCGACGAGACGCGCCCCGTCGTCGACCGGTACGCCGACCAGATTTCGTGGGACGCCATCATCCACGGCCTCGACGACGTGCGCTCGCTCCCGTTCGAACCGGACTGGCTGAATATCAAGCCCTCGCGGTTCGGCACGCTCGAATCCCTCCTCGAAACGGTCGCGTGGGCGCTCGACAACGACGTGGCGCTGTACGGCGGCGGCCAGTTCGAACTCGACGTGGGTCGCGGCCAACTCCACGAAGTCGCCTCGCTGTTCTACGCCGACGGCCCGAACGACGTGGCGCCACGCGCGTACAACGACGCCGAACTCCCCGAGAATCCGCCGGAGAGCCCGATTCAGGCGCCCGAGGACCACGACGGGTTCGGGTTCTAG
- a CDS encoding DUF3311 domain-containing protein encodes MPSREAVGWGVVFAALVAFSIPWFLWRNDTLVAGLPLWLWWHVGWMVAASLAFAAFARRDWGTFVEGSA; translated from the coding sequence ATGCCGTCTCGCGAAGCCGTCGGGTGGGGCGTCGTCTTCGCCGCGCTCGTGGCGTTTAGCATCCCGTGGTTCCTCTGGCGGAACGACACGCTCGTCGCCGGTCTCCCGCTGTGGCTGTGGTGGCACGTCGGCTGGATGGTCGCCGCCAGCCTCGCGTTCGCCGCGTTCGCGCGCCGCGACTGGGGGACGTTCGTGGAGGGGTCCGCGTGA
- a CDS encoding PadR family transcriptional regulator has translation MSKWLESGLRRDVCVVVCGEGDPTQQAVKRAIERKNDDRIRPKRFNGAVKKLESAGILERTPDGLHDRLSLTEAGETRLREHREWEAEYLG, from the coding sequence ATGAGCAAGTGGCTCGAATCGGGGCTGCGGCGGGACGTCTGCGTCGTCGTCTGCGGGGAGGGAGACCCGACACAGCAGGCGGTCAAGCGGGCGATAGAGCGGAAGAACGACGACCGCATCCGCCCGAAGCGGTTCAACGGCGCGGTGAAGAAACTGGAGTCCGCGGGCATCCTCGAACGCACGCCGGACGGCCTCCACGACCGCCTGTCGCTGACGGAGGCGGGGGAGACGCGACTGCGAGAGCACCGCGAGTGGGAGGCCGAGTACCTCGGTTAG
- the dnaG gene encoding DNA primase DnaG gives MEDTAKYLIHADLVADGIVERSDVVGAAFGQTEGLLGDDLDIRDLQDSAKLGRIDVSVDSEGGQSFGHITIASSLDRVETATLAAALEAVERIGPCRAQVEVNRIEDVRAAKRREVVDRAKELLANAFDEGAIDSDDILREVRESVRVEDITDYEGYPAGPNVASSDAVVVVEGRADVVTLLGYGIKNAVAVEGTNVPEEIAALTNERTTTAFLDGDRGGDLIRRELEQVGDVDYVARAPAGESVEDLSRQAVDTALREKQPVGDAEDAAGANVDAALGAEEDEATAATDGSATPAPAATDAESPSEPSVEDSATEADDAAAEPADEAVPKTLADHVDEVVGAGTVRLLGDDLDAVCESPAGDAFDALESADTAPNVVVVDGTVTQKLLDLAAQRGVGTVVGADTGEFVKQPASVRVHDATAY, from the coding sequence ATGGAGGACACCGCGAAGTACCTGATTCACGCCGACCTCGTCGCCGACGGTATCGTGGAGCGAAGCGACGTCGTCGGGGCGGCGTTCGGGCAGACCGAGGGGTTGCTCGGGGACGACCTCGACATCCGCGACCTGCAGGACTCCGCGAAACTCGGCCGCATCGACGTCTCCGTCGATAGCGAGGGCGGCCAGTCCTTCGGTCACATCACCATCGCGTCCAGTCTCGACCGCGTGGAGACGGCGACGCTCGCGGCCGCACTGGAGGCCGTCGAGCGCATCGGGCCGTGTCGCGCGCAGGTCGAAGTCAACCGCATCGAGGACGTGCGCGCGGCCAAGCGCCGCGAGGTCGTCGACCGCGCGAAGGAACTGCTCGCGAACGCCTTCGACGAGGGCGCCATCGACTCCGACGACATCCTCCGGGAGGTCCGGGAGAGCGTGCGCGTCGAGGACATCACCGACTACGAGGGCTACCCCGCCGGGCCGAACGTCGCGTCCAGCGACGCCGTCGTGGTCGTCGAGGGGCGGGCCGACGTGGTGACGCTTCTCGGCTACGGCATCAAGAACGCCGTCGCCGTCGAGGGGACGAACGTCCCGGAGGAAATCGCGGCGCTCACGAACGAACGCACGACGACGGCGTTCCTCGACGGCGACCGCGGCGGCGACCTCATCCGCCGGGAACTCGAACAGGTCGGGGACGTGGACTACGTCGCTCGCGCGCCCGCCGGCGAGTCAGTCGAAGACCTCTCCCGGCAGGCCGTCGACACCGCGCTCCGCGAGAAGCAGCCGGTCGGGGACGCCGAGGACGCCGCGGGCGCGAACGTCGACGCCGCACTCGGCGCCGAGGAAGACGAGGCGACCGCGGCGACGGACGGGAGCGCGACCCCGGCGCCCGCCGCGACCGACGCCGAGTCGCCGAGCGAACCGAGCGTCGAGGATTCGGCGACCGAGGCGGACGACGCGGCGGCCGAACCCGCCGACGAGGCGGTGCCGAAGACGCTCGCCGACCACGTCGACGAGGTCGTCGGCGCCGGGACGGTGCGTCTGCTCGGGGACGACCTCGACGCCGTCTGCGAGTCGCCGGCCGGCGACGCCTTCGACGCGCTCGAAAGCGCGGACACGGCGCCGAACGTGGTGGTCGTGGACGGCACCGTCACCCAGAAACTACTCGACTTGGCGGCTCAGCGCGGCGTCGGCACGGTCGTCGGCGCCGACACCGGCGAGTTCGTGAAACAGCCGGCGAGCGTGCGCGTTCACGACGCGACCGCCTACTGA
- a CDS encoding undecaprenyl diphosphate synthase family protein, translating to MGLYDRYLALRVRRHDAAAPDHVALVITERDLLEAGAYDTLAAFYDWAFDYGAERVTVYVSVLDEAAVPTLERELANVPAPREVAVRGPEDDRRADAPIQVSVGHGGKREFATAVRNVAEAVDAGDLDPEDVDESTVESELVFPEEPDLVIKTGAERLSDFMIWQSVYSELYFTDVNWRDFRKRDYLRAVLDYENRQRRFGR from the coding sequence GTGGGACTGTACGACCGCTACCTCGCGCTCCGGGTGCGCAGACACGACGCCGCGGCGCCCGACCACGTCGCGCTCGTCATCACGGAGCGCGACCTGCTGGAAGCCGGCGCGTACGACACGCTCGCGGCGTTCTACGACTGGGCGTTCGACTACGGCGCCGAGCGCGTCACCGTCTACGTGAGCGTGCTCGACGAGGCCGCGGTGCCGACGCTCGAACGGGAACTCGCGAACGTTCCGGCGCCCCGCGAGGTCGCGGTGCGCGGCCCCGAGGACGACCGGCGCGCCGACGCCCCGATTCAGGTGAGCGTCGGGCACGGCGGCAAACGCGAGTTCGCGACGGCCGTCCGGAACGTCGCCGAGGCCGTCGACGCCGGCGACCTCGACCCCGAGGACGTGGACGAGTCGACCGTCGAGTCCGAACTCGTGTTCCCCGAGGAACCCGACCTCGTCATCAAGACCGGCGCGGAGCGCCTCTCGGATTTCATGATTTGGCAGTCGGTCTACTCGGAACTCTACTTCACGGACGTGAACTGGCGGGACTTCCGCAAGCGGGACTACCTGCGCGCGGTCTTGGACTACGAGAACCGACAGCGCCGGTTCGGCCGGTAA
- a CDS encoding formate/nitrite transporter family protein, translating into MTDGDDADAASTPDRDRPPNAQSDPDPDLASETAPDPEESVREAVERSRSGAPAVGSVVRDRFTSDEIFQRIIAAADEEITSGSRELFFSALAAGFAITITFMLYVSLTATTGGDPVVSAMLYPLGFIYIIIGGYQLYTENTLPPVALTLERLASVPALLRNWTVVLAGNFLGGALGAAALAFGGVISPEAAAVAADLGRKGVETAWWSLFSKAAFAGLIVAGVVWVEYAARDTISRMVVVYVAFLAIPLGGLYHSVVSFTEMTYLVLQGSLGIPTGLWEFVVPVLLGNTAGGVVLVTVVNYFQTTDHRLASARFEGADRQLSVREWLFGGLVGRSYVPLIDHTDDALANADDHRIVVPISNPRTETNLVELACTLASQRPGASVHVVHIVQKPDRTPRGYRVDQHERIVANSDELMADIRAVAAEFDVPCETSTVVSHRSFEEIFDVAKRKRADRLVMGWGDDRMWSNGRAERPLDELTNRLPCDVLVFRDRGLDASRILLPVADNPHADLNAEVARTLRATAGSAVTLLRVVDGPDEREAGEQFLADWAAEHDLEDATRVVDDSGDVEAAIADECGDHTLLLVGATSQGLLSRLVRDSLHYDVLRDTDTSMILAERPTDRGVLQRLFGR; encoded by the coding sequence ATGACTGACGGAGACGACGCGGACGCGGCGTCCACGCCGGACAGGGACCGACCACCGAACGCGCAGTCGGACCCGGACCCCGACCTCGCGTCCGAGACGGCGCCCGACCCCGAGGAGTCGGTCCGCGAGGCGGTCGAGCGCTCGCGGAGCGGCGCGCCGGCCGTCGGGTCGGTCGTCCGCGACCGGTTCACGAGCGACGAAATCTTCCAGCGAATCATCGCGGCCGCCGACGAGGAAATCACCTCCGGCAGCCGCGAACTGTTCTTCAGCGCGCTCGCCGCCGGGTTCGCGATTACGATTACGTTCATGCTGTACGTCTCCCTGACCGCCACGACTGGCGGCGACCCCGTCGTGAGCGCGATGCTCTACCCGCTGGGGTTCATCTACATCATCATCGGCGGCTACCAGTTGTACACGGAGAACACGCTGCCGCCGGTCGCGCTCACGCTCGAACGCCTCGCCAGCGTCCCGGCGCTGTTGCGGAACTGGACGGTCGTGCTCGCGGGGAACTTCCTCGGCGGCGCGCTCGGCGCCGCGGCGCTCGCGTTCGGCGGCGTCATCTCGCCGGAGGCCGCCGCGGTGGCGGCCGACCTCGGCAGGAAGGGCGTCGAAACGGCGTGGTGGAGCCTGTTCTCGAAGGCCGCGTTCGCCGGCCTCATCGTCGCCGGCGTCGTCTGGGTGGAGTACGCCGCCCGCGACACCATCTCCCGGATGGTCGTCGTCTACGTCGCGTTCCTCGCGATTCCGCTCGGCGGTCTCTACCACTCCGTCGTCTCGTTCACGGAGATGACGTATCTCGTCCTGCAGGGGTCGCTGGGAATCCCGACGGGCCTCTGGGAGTTCGTGGTGCCCGTGTTGCTCGGGAACACCGCCGGCGGCGTCGTCCTCGTCACGGTCGTGAACTACTTCCAGACGACCGACCACCGACTCGCGTCGGCGCGCTTCGAGGGCGCCGACCGCCAACTCTCGGTTCGGGAGTGGCTGTTCGGCGGCCTCGTCGGCCGGTCGTACGTCCCCCTCATCGACCACACCGACGACGCGCTCGCGAACGCCGACGACCACCGCATCGTGGTCCCCATCTCGAACCCGCGAACCGAGACCAACCTCGTCGAACTGGCGTGCACGCTCGCCAGCCAGCGACCCGGCGCGTCCGTCCACGTCGTCCACATCGTCCAGAAGCCCGACCGGACGCCGCGAGGCTACCGCGTCGACCAGCACGAGCGCATCGTCGCCAACTCCGACGAACTGATGGCCGACATCCGAGCGGTCGCCGCGGAGTTCGACGTTCCCTGCGAGACGTCGACGGTGGTGTCCCACCGGTCCTTCGAGGAGATTTTCGACGTGGCCAAGCGCAAGCGCGCCGACCGCCTCGTGATGGGGTGGGGCGACGACCGCATGTGGTCGAACGGCCGCGCCGAACGCCCGCTCGACGAACTCACGAACCGACTGCCCTGTGACGTGCTCGTGTTCAGGGACCGCGGGCTGGACGCGTCCCGCATCCTCCTCCCGGTCGCGGACAACCCCCACGCGGACCTGAACGCGGAGGTCGCGCGAACGCTCCGCGCGACCGCCGGGTCGGCGGTCACTCTCCTCCGGGTCGTCGACGGTCCCGACGAGCGCGAGGCGGGCGAGCAGTTCCTCGCCGACTGGGCCGCCGAACACGACCTCGAAGACGCGACGCGGGTCGTCGACGACTCCGGCGACGTCGAGGCCGCCATCGCCGACGAGTGCGGCGACCACACCCTGCTGTTGGTCGGCGCCACCTCGCAGGGCCTGCTCTCGCGGCTCGTCCGCGACTCGCTGCACTACGACGTGCTCCGGGACACCGACACGTCGATGATTCTCGCGGAGCGACCGACCGACCGCGGCGTCCTCCAGCGCCTCTTCGGTCGGTAG